A single window of Mycolicibacterium aurum DNA harbors:
- the lipA gene encoding lipoyl synthase, which translates to MTIAPDGRKLLRLEVRNAETPIERKPPWIKTRAKMGPEYKELKNLVKREGLHTVCEEAGCPNIFECWEDREATFLIGGEQCTRRCDFCQIDTGKPAELDRDEPRRVAESVQAMGLRYSTVTGVARDDLPDGGAWLYAETVRQIKALNPSTGVELLIPDFNAVPEQLDEVFASRPEVLAHNVETVPRIFKRIRPAFRYERSLSVITSAREYGLVTKSNLILGMGETPEEVRTALQDLHDAGCDIVTITQYLRPSARHHPVERWVHPDEFVDHERYATEIGFAGVLAGPLVRSSYRAGKLYAQTVAARQAAAATGVDAGAAPAATSAQVS; encoded by the coding sequence GTGACTATCGCTCCTGACGGCCGTAAGCTGCTGCGTCTCGAAGTACGCAACGCCGAGACGCCGATCGAGCGCAAGCCGCCGTGGATCAAGACCAGGGCCAAGATGGGCCCGGAGTACAAAGAGCTCAAGAACCTGGTCAAGCGCGAGGGTCTGCACACCGTCTGCGAAGAGGCCGGGTGTCCCAACATCTTCGAGTGCTGGGAAGACCGCGAAGCCACGTTCCTGATCGGTGGCGAGCAGTGCACCCGCCGCTGCGACTTCTGTCAGATCGACACCGGCAAGCCGGCCGAACTCGACCGTGACGAGCCGCGCCGCGTCGCCGAGAGCGTGCAGGCGATGGGGTTGCGCTACTCCACTGTGACCGGCGTGGCCCGCGACGACTTGCCGGACGGCGGGGCGTGGCTGTACGCGGAGACGGTCCGCCAGATCAAGGCACTCAACCCCAGCACCGGTGTCGAACTTCTGATCCCCGACTTCAACGCCGTCCCCGAACAGCTCGACGAGGTGTTCGCCTCGCGCCCGGAAGTGTTGGCGCACAATGTCGAAACGGTGCCCCGCATCTTCAAGCGGATCCGGCCGGCGTTCCGCTACGAGCGCAGCCTGTCGGTGATCACGAGCGCGCGCGAGTACGGGTTGGTGACCAAGAGCAACCTGATCCTCGGGATGGGCGAGACACCCGAGGAGGTCCGCACCGCGCTGCAGGACCTGCACGACGCCGGTTGCGACATCGTCACCATCACCCAGTACCTGCGCCCCTCGGCACGCCATCATCCCGTCGAGCGGTGGGTGCACCCCGACGAGTTCGTCGACCACGAGCGCTACGCCACCGAGATCGGCTTCGCCGGCGTCCTGGCCGGACCGCTGGTCAGGTCCTCCTACCGGGCCGGCAAGTTGTACGCGCAGACGGTCGCGGCCCGGCAGGCCGCAGCGGCGACGGGAGTCGATGCCGGAGCCGCTCCGGCGGCGACATCGGCGCAAGTATCCTGA